In Nomia melanderi isolate GNS246 chromosome 5, iyNomMela1, whole genome shotgun sequence, a single genomic region encodes these proteins:
- the eIF5B gene encoding eukaryotic translation initiation factor 5B isoform X2: MQEAQPKRGKKARRKRNDSDEDIEKELAKLELEYSGQQKEVPSEPVEQQSDDDDKDKKKKEKKGKKKEKAEVIDTKVEVKTTEDLEENNMDHEVEVSTVKSAAQKKKEKKEREKQKKLAAKKAEIAKKEDGTKKEENDNENEAEPPVNEIKKETKKETKKQTKKEPKEEPEVKVPDAAEADAADAADADAAPAEGEDGKKKKKKGAKEEIKDKDKGKGPGKKTIAAMQEALKKLKEVEERLKREEEERQKQEELRQQQRQEQIRLEQERKERKKLKEKQRKERLKAEGKLLTTKQKQDRARAQAMINAFKAQGLDFPDVGEKKPRPGTRLRPNKLKQQVSIDEKDDDKMDDSMADGDKVEVEIVDQQMKESEEKAEDVKDSWDAESSEAEQEEDKSDDLQKSPDKEEETIFRDDKTKEDEDAGEKDSSESESESESATDSDSEESEDDSGLEDKVSDAMRKKERAKVRIQLRRMEAEKKKSLDNLRAAVVCVLGHVDTGKTKILDKLRRTNVQDGEAGGITQQIGATNVPIEAIQESTKHVKGFADKVFKIPGLLIIDTPGHESFSNLRNRGSSLCDIAILVVDIMHGLEPQTIESINLLKSKKCPFIVALNKIDRLYDWQTMNRKDIQDIVKSQAINTQREFEKRSKDVIVQFAEQGLNAALFYENPDSRSYVSLVPTSAITGEGMGNLLSLIVDACQGPLAKRLMYSDELQATVLEVKALPGLGTTIDCILVNGMLREGETMIVAGTDGPIVTQIRSLLMPQPLKELRVKSAYIEHREVQAAQGVKIAAKDLEKAIAGLNLQVAQKPDEVEILKEEIAKELTSALGNIRLAERGVYVQASTLGALEALLDFLKTSKIPYAGIRIGPVVKKDVMKASIMLEHDSQYATILAFDVKIERDAQELADSLGVKIFQADIIYHLFDKFTAYREELKQRKRDENKHIAVFPCKLRILPQYIFNSRDPIVMGVMVEAGIVKEGTPLCVPSKDNRSLRRTCASKNWELSGCSTAHTAG, from the exons ATGCAGGAAGCTCAACCGAAGAGAGGCAAGAAAG CCAGAAGAAAGCGCAATGATAGTGATGAGGATATTGAAAAAGAGTTGGCCAAATTGGAATTGGAGTATTCTGGGCAACAGAAAGAAGTTCCAAGCGAACCAGTCGAACAGCAAAGCGACGATGATGATAAGgataagaagaaaaaagagaagaaaggtaagaaaaaggaaaaggctGAAGTTATCGATACAAAAGTAGAGGTGAAGACTACAGAAGATTTGGAAGAGAATAATATGGACCACGAGGTTGAAGTTAGTACTGTAAAATCTGCTGcacaaaagaagaaagaaaagaaagagagggagaagcAAAAGAAATTAGCTGCAAAGAAAGCA GAAATAGCTAAAAAAGAAGATGGaacaaagaaagaagaaaacgataatgaaaatgaagcaGAACCTCCAGTTAACGAAATCAAGAAGGAAactaaaaaagaaactaaaaagcAAACAAAGAAGGAACCGAAGGAAGAGCCAGAGGTAAAAGTACCGGATGCTGCTGAAGCGGACGCTGCTGATGCTGCTGACGCGGACGCTGCTCCAGCCGAAGGCGAAGatgggaagaagaagaaaaagaaaggagcaAAGGAGGAGATTAAAGATAAGGACAAAG GCAAAGGTCCTGGGAAGAAGACTATTGCTGCGATGCAAGAAGcactaaagaaattaaaagaggTAGAAGAGAGATTAAAACgggaagaggaagagaggcAGAAACAGGAGGAGTTGCGGCAGCAACAACGCCAGGAGCAAATACGACTCGAACAGGAACgcaaagaaaggaagaaacttAAGGAGAAACAAAGGAAAGAGAGATTAAAAGCGGAAGGGAAACTTTTAACAACAAAACAGAAACAGGACAGAGCGAGAGCGCAGGCTATGATCAACGCGTTCAAAGCTCAAGGTTTGGACTTCCCGGATGTAGGAGAAAAGAAACCCAGACCAG GGACTCGTTTGAGACCGAATAAGTTGAAACAACAAGTGAGTATCGACGAGAAGGACGACGATAAAATGGACGATAGTATGGCAGATGGAGATAAAGTTGAGGTAGAGATCGTAGATCAGCAGATGAAAGAATCGGAAGAGAAAGCGGAGGATGTTAAAGATTCATGGGATGCTGAGAGTAGCGAAGCAGAACAAGAAGAAG ATAAGTCAGATGATTTACAAAAATCTCCGGACAAGGAGGAAGAGACGATCTTTCGAGATGACAAGACAAAGGAAGATGAGGATGCTGGAGAGAAAGATTCTTCGGAAAGTGAGTCGGAGAGTGAGAGTGCTACCGACTCGGATTCCGAAGAGAGCGAGGATGACAGTGGATTGGAAGACAAAGTATCGGATGCAATGAGAAAGAAGGAACGAGCTAAAGTACGCATACAACTTCGACGGATGGAAGCGGAAAAGAAGAAGTCGCTGGATAATCTCAGAGCAGCTGTAGTCTGCGTGTTGGGTCACGTAGATACAGGTAAAACGAAGATCCTCGACAAATTGAGAAGAACGAACGTGCAAGACGGCGAAGCAGGAGGTATCACACAACAAATCGGTGCAACGAACGTACCCATCGAAGCTATTCAGGAATCAACGAAACACGTTAAAGGA TTCGCTGACAAAGTATTCAAAATACCTGGACTCTTAATTATAGACACGCCTGGTCACGAATCCTTTAGTAATTTAAGAAACAGAGGGTCTTCTCTTTGTGATATAGCGATATTAGTAGTAGACATTATGCATGGATTAGAGCCACAGACTATTGAAAGTATTAATCTTCTGAAATCAAAGAAATGTCCCTTTATCGttgctttaaataaaatagacag ATTATACGATTGGCAAACTATGAACCGGAAAGATATTCAAGATATTGTAAAAAGTCAAGCGATCAATACGCAACGAGAGTTCGAGAAACGTTCGAAGGATGTGATCGTACAGTTTGCCGAGCAAGGCCTCAATGCTGCTTTGTTTTACGAAAATCCTGATTCCAGAAGTTACGTCTCCCTTGTTCCTACTAGCGCCATCACAG GCGAGGGTATGGGCAATTTGTTATCGTTAATCGTGGACGCTTGCCAAGGTCCACTAGCCAAGAGACTTATGTACAGCGACGAACTTCAAGCTACTGTTTTGGAAGTAAAAGCGTTACCGGGTCTGGGTACCACGATAGATTGTATTCTAGTCAATGGAATGTTGAGGGAAGGTGAAACGATGATAGTCGCCGGCACTGATGGTCCTATAGTAACTCAGATACGTTCGCTTTTAATGCCACAACCGTTGAAGGAACTTAGAGTCAAA AGCGCTTACATCGAACATCGAGAAGTTCAAGCTGCACAAGGAGTGAAAATCGCTGCGAAAGACTTGGAGAAAGCAATCGCAG GGTTGAATCTTCAAGTGGCTCAGAAGCCCGACGAAGTGGAAATCTTGAAGGAAGAGATCGCGAAAGAGTTAACCAGCGCTCTCGGCAATATTCGGCTCGCGGAACGCGGAGTGTACGTGCAGGCGTCAACTTTGGGGGCACTGGAAGCACTGTTAGACTTCTTGAAGACCAGCAAGATACCG TACGCCGGAATCCGTATCGGTCCCGTGGTCAAGAAGGATGTGATGAAGGCGTCCATCATGTTGGAGCACGACAGTCA ATACGCAACGATCCTCGCCTTCGACGTGAAAATCGAAAGAGACGCCCAGGAGCTGGCCGACTCCCTCGGAGTGAAGATCTTCCAGGCGGACATCATTTACCACCTGTTCGACAAGTTCACCGCGTACAGGGAAGAGCTGAAGCAACGCAAGCGAGACGAGAACAAGCACATCGCCGTGTTCCCGTGCAAACTTCGCATATTGCCGCAG TACATCTTCAACTCCCGCGACCCGATCGTGATGGGCGTGATGGTCGAGGCTGGAATCGTTAAGGAAGGAACGCCCCTTTGCGTACCCAGCAAAGAC AATCGAAGTCTACGGCGAACATGCGCGAGCAAGAACTGGGAATTGAGTGGCTGTAGCACCGCCCACACTGCCGGGTGA
- the eIF5B gene encoding eukaryotic translation initiation factor 5B isoform X1 — protein MQEAQPKRGKKARRKRNDSDEDIEKELAKLELEYSGQQKEVPSEPVEQQSDDDDKDKKKKEKKGKKKEKAEVIDTKVEVKTTEDLEENNMDHEVEVSTVKSAAQKKKEKKEREKQKKLAAKKAEIAKKEDGTKKEENDNENEAEPPVNEIKKETKKETKKQTKKEPKEEPEVKVPDAAEADAADAADADAAPAEGEDGKKKKKKGAKEEIKDKDKGKGPGKKTIAAMQEALKKLKEVEERLKREEEERQKQEELRQQQRQEQIRLEQERKERKKLKEKQRKERLKAEGKLLTTKQKQDRARAQAMINAFKAQGLDFPDVGEKKPRPGTRLRPNKLKQQVSIDEKDDDKMDDSMADGDKVEVEIVDQQMKESEEKAEDVKDSWDAESSEAEQEEDKSDDLQKSPDKEEETIFRDDKTKEDEDAGEKDSSESESESESATDSDSEESEDDSGLEDKVSDAMRKKERAKVRIQLRRMEAEKKKSLDNLRAAVVCVLGHVDTGKTKILDKLRRTNVQDGEAGGITQQIGATNVPIEAIQESTKHVKGFADKVFKIPGLLIIDTPGHESFSNLRNRGSSLCDIAILVVDIMHGLEPQTIESINLLKSKKCPFIVALNKIDRLYDWQTMNRKDIQDIVKSQAINTQREFEKRSKDVIVQFAEQGLNAALFYENPDSRSYVSLVPTSAITGEGMGNLLSLIVDACQGPLAKRLMYSDELQATVLEVKALPGLGTTIDCILVNGMLREGETMIVAGTDGPIVTQIRSLLMPQPLKELRVKSAYIEHREVQAAQGVKIAAKDLEKAIAGLNLQVAQKPDEVEILKEEIAKELTSALGNIRLAERGVYVQASTLGALEALLDFLKTSKIPYAGIRIGPVVKKDVMKASIMLEHDSQYATILAFDVKIERDAQELADSLGVKIFQADIIYHLFDKFTAYREELKQRKRDENKHIAVFPCKLRILPQYIFNSRDPIVMGVMVEAGIVKEGTPLCVPSKDFVELGMVTSIEYNHKPVESARKGQEVCVKIEPIPGEAPKMFGRHFDEKDFVISKISRQSIDACKEYFRDDLVKTDWQLMVELKKLFQIL, from the exons ATGCAGGAAGCTCAACCGAAGAGAGGCAAGAAAG CCAGAAGAAAGCGCAATGATAGTGATGAGGATATTGAAAAAGAGTTGGCCAAATTGGAATTGGAGTATTCTGGGCAACAGAAAGAAGTTCCAAGCGAACCAGTCGAACAGCAAAGCGACGATGATGATAAGgataagaagaaaaaagagaagaaaggtaagaaaaaggaaaaggctGAAGTTATCGATACAAAAGTAGAGGTGAAGACTACAGAAGATTTGGAAGAGAATAATATGGACCACGAGGTTGAAGTTAGTACTGTAAAATCTGCTGcacaaaagaagaaagaaaagaaagagagggagaagcAAAAGAAATTAGCTGCAAAGAAAGCA GAAATAGCTAAAAAAGAAGATGGaacaaagaaagaagaaaacgataatgaaaatgaagcaGAACCTCCAGTTAACGAAATCAAGAAGGAAactaaaaaagaaactaaaaagcAAACAAAGAAGGAACCGAAGGAAGAGCCAGAGGTAAAAGTACCGGATGCTGCTGAAGCGGACGCTGCTGATGCTGCTGACGCGGACGCTGCTCCAGCCGAAGGCGAAGatgggaagaagaagaaaaagaaaggagcaAAGGAGGAGATTAAAGATAAGGACAAAG GCAAAGGTCCTGGGAAGAAGACTATTGCTGCGATGCAAGAAGcactaaagaaattaaaagaggTAGAAGAGAGATTAAAACgggaagaggaagagaggcAGAAACAGGAGGAGTTGCGGCAGCAACAACGCCAGGAGCAAATACGACTCGAACAGGAACgcaaagaaaggaagaaacttAAGGAGAAACAAAGGAAAGAGAGATTAAAAGCGGAAGGGAAACTTTTAACAACAAAACAGAAACAGGACAGAGCGAGAGCGCAGGCTATGATCAACGCGTTCAAAGCTCAAGGTTTGGACTTCCCGGATGTAGGAGAAAAGAAACCCAGACCAG GGACTCGTTTGAGACCGAATAAGTTGAAACAACAAGTGAGTATCGACGAGAAGGACGACGATAAAATGGACGATAGTATGGCAGATGGAGATAAAGTTGAGGTAGAGATCGTAGATCAGCAGATGAAAGAATCGGAAGAGAAAGCGGAGGATGTTAAAGATTCATGGGATGCTGAGAGTAGCGAAGCAGAACAAGAAGAAG ATAAGTCAGATGATTTACAAAAATCTCCGGACAAGGAGGAAGAGACGATCTTTCGAGATGACAAGACAAAGGAAGATGAGGATGCTGGAGAGAAAGATTCTTCGGAAAGTGAGTCGGAGAGTGAGAGTGCTACCGACTCGGATTCCGAAGAGAGCGAGGATGACAGTGGATTGGAAGACAAAGTATCGGATGCAATGAGAAAGAAGGAACGAGCTAAAGTACGCATACAACTTCGACGGATGGAAGCGGAAAAGAAGAAGTCGCTGGATAATCTCAGAGCAGCTGTAGTCTGCGTGTTGGGTCACGTAGATACAGGTAAAACGAAGATCCTCGACAAATTGAGAAGAACGAACGTGCAAGACGGCGAAGCAGGAGGTATCACACAACAAATCGGTGCAACGAACGTACCCATCGAAGCTATTCAGGAATCAACGAAACACGTTAAAGGA TTCGCTGACAAAGTATTCAAAATACCTGGACTCTTAATTATAGACACGCCTGGTCACGAATCCTTTAGTAATTTAAGAAACAGAGGGTCTTCTCTTTGTGATATAGCGATATTAGTAGTAGACATTATGCATGGATTAGAGCCACAGACTATTGAAAGTATTAATCTTCTGAAATCAAAGAAATGTCCCTTTATCGttgctttaaataaaatagacag ATTATACGATTGGCAAACTATGAACCGGAAAGATATTCAAGATATTGTAAAAAGTCAAGCGATCAATACGCAACGAGAGTTCGAGAAACGTTCGAAGGATGTGATCGTACAGTTTGCCGAGCAAGGCCTCAATGCTGCTTTGTTTTACGAAAATCCTGATTCCAGAAGTTACGTCTCCCTTGTTCCTACTAGCGCCATCACAG GCGAGGGTATGGGCAATTTGTTATCGTTAATCGTGGACGCTTGCCAAGGTCCACTAGCCAAGAGACTTATGTACAGCGACGAACTTCAAGCTACTGTTTTGGAAGTAAAAGCGTTACCGGGTCTGGGTACCACGATAGATTGTATTCTAGTCAATGGAATGTTGAGGGAAGGTGAAACGATGATAGTCGCCGGCACTGATGGTCCTATAGTAACTCAGATACGTTCGCTTTTAATGCCACAACCGTTGAAGGAACTTAGAGTCAAA AGCGCTTACATCGAACATCGAGAAGTTCAAGCTGCACAAGGAGTGAAAATCGCTGCGAAAGACTTGGAGAAAGCAATCGCAG GGTTGAATCTTCAAGTGGCTCAGAAGCCCGACGAAGTGGAAATCTTGAAGGAAGAGATCGCGAAAGAGTTAACCAGCGCTCTCGGCAATATTCGGCTCGCGGAACGCGGAGTGTACGTGCAGGCGTCAACTTTGGGGGCACTGGAAGCACTGTTAGACTTCTTGAAGACCAGCAAGATACCG TACGCCGGAATCCGTATCGGTCCCGTGGTCAAGAAGGATGTGATGAAGGCGTCCATCATGTTGGAGCACGACAGTCA ATACGCAACGATCCTCGCCTTCGACGTGAAAATCGAAAGAGACGCCCAGGAGCTGGCCGACTCCCTCGGAGTGAAGATCTTCCAGGCGGACATCATTTACCACCTGTTCGACAAGTTCACCGCGTACAGGGAAGAGCTGAAGCAACGCAAGCGAGACGAGAACAAGCACATCGCCGTGTTCCCGTGCAAACTTCGCATATTGCCGCAG TACATCTTCAACTCCCGCGACCCGATCGTGATGGGCGTGATGGTCGAGGCTGGAATCGTTAAGGAAGGAACGCCCCTTTGCGTACCCAGCAAAGAC
- the LOC116424696 gene encoding pyrroline-5-carboxylate reductase 2 isoform X2, producing the protein MLKIGFLGGGKMAQALAKGFIRAGLSRGDMMLASCLPNDVSSIDAFKGMGSETVYSSGPVIDHGDVLILSVKPQVVPMILPDLKNYNKLLLSIAMGVPISVLEKALPGGTPVIRVMPNTPALVGCGATVYARGKHAGDKEAEIAEKLFSSVGVCEEVTENLIDPVTALAGSGPAYVYMMIEALADGGVKMGLMRPIAYKLAAQTVLGAGTMVRDTNTHPGQLKDDVASPAGSTITAIHYLEQHGLRSAVIGAVEAATKRCREVSSLSDKN; encoded by the exons ATGCTGAAGATCGGGTTTCTCGGAGGAGGCAAGATGGCGCAGGCGCTTGCCAAGGGCTTCATTCGCGCTG GATTGAGCAGGGGCGATATGATGCTGGCCAGCTGCCTACCAAACGACGTGAGCAGCATAGACGCGTTCAAG GGAATGGGATCGGAAACTGTGTACTCGAGTGGACCAGTGATCGATCACGGCGATGTCCTAATTCTATCGGTGAAACCGCAAGTGGTGCCGATGATTCTTCCGGACTTGAAGAATTACAACAAACTTCTGCTATCAATCGCCATGGGCGTTCCGATATCGGTATTGGAGAAG GCTTTACCCGGAGGAACTCCAGTGATAAGGGTGATGCCCAATACACCAGCTCTTGTTGGCTGCGGGGCGACAGTGTACGCGCGTGGGAAACACGCTGGCGATAAGGAAGCTGAAATAgcggaaaaattgttttcttctgtAGGGGTCTGCGAGGAAGTCACCGAGAACCTAATTGACCCGGTCACCGCTTTAGCTGGCTCTGGTCCCGCTTAT GTGTATATGATGATAGAGGCGTTGGCTGATGGTGGTGTTAAAATGGGTCTCATGAGGCCAATTGCCTATAAGCTAGCTGCCCAGACTGTTCTTGGCGCTGGTACCATGGTTAGAGACACCAACACTCATCCGGGACAACTTAAGGATGATGTGGCTTCTCCAGCAG GGTCCACTATAACGGCAATACATTACCTAGAACAACACGGTTTAAGGTCGGCCGTAATTGGTGCGGTGGAAGCCGCAACGAAGCGGTGCAGAGAAGTCAGCTCGCTTTCAGATAAGAACTAG
- the LOC116424696 gene encoding uncharacterized protein LOC116424696 isoform X1: MTTGLKTMEFLKLSRRVRRRLNARNVSDQLLADGEEKRKRVSLNVNTNMLKIGFLGGGKMAQALAKGFIRAGLSRGDMMLASCLPNDVSSIDAFKGMGSETVYSSGPVIDHGDVLILSVKPQVVPMILPDLKNYNKLLLSIAMGVPISVLEKALPGGTPVIRVMPNTPALVGCGATVYARGKHAGDKEAEIAEKLFSSVGVCEEVTENLIDPVTALAGSGPAYVYMMIEALADGGVKMGLMRPIAYKLAAQTVLGAGTMVRDTNTHPGQLKDDVASPAGSTITAIHYLEQHGLRSAVIGAVEAATKRCREVSSLSDKN; this comes from the exons atgaCCACGGGGCTGAAGACAATGGAATTTCTGAAATTGAGCAGGCGTGTCCGGCGACGGCTGAACGCTCGGAACG TGAGCGACCAGCTTCTTGCGGACGGCgaggagaaaaggaaaagggTATCTCTGAACGTGAACACGAACATGCTGAAGATCGGGTTTCTCGGAGGAGGCAAGATGGCGCAGGCGCTTGCCAAGGGCTTCATTCGCGCTG GATTGAGCAGGGGCGATATGATGCTGGCCAGCTGCCTACCAAACGACGTGAGCAGCATAGACGCGTTCAAG GGAATGGGATCGGAAACTGTGTACTCGAGTGGACCAGTGATCGATCACGGCGATGTCCTAATTCTATCGGTGAAACCGCAAGTGGTGCCGATGATTCTTCCGGACTTGAAGAATTACAACAAACTTCTGCTATCAATCGCCATGGGCGTTCCGATATCGGTATTGGAGAAG GCTTTACCCGGAGGAACTCCAGTGATAAGGGTGATGCCCAATACACCAGCTCTTGTTGGCTGCGGGGCGACAGTGTACGCGCGTGGGAAACACGCTGGCGATAAGGAAGCTGAAATAgcggaaaaattgttttcttctgtAGGGGTCTGCGAGGAAGTCACCGAGAACCTAATTGACCCGGTCACCGCTTTAGCTGGCTCTGGTCCCGCTTAT GTGTATATGATGATAGAGGCGTTGGCTGATGGTGGTGTTAAAATGGGTCTCATGAGGCCAATTGCCTATAAGCTAGCTGCCCAGACTGTTCTTGGCGCTGGTACCATGGTTAGAGACACCAACACTCATCCGGGACAACTTAAGGATGATGTGGCTTCTCCAGCAG GGTCCACTATAACGGCAATACATTACCTAGAACAACACGGTTTAAGGTCGGCCGTAATTGGTGCGGTGGAAGCCGCAACGAAGCGGTGCAGAGAAGTCAGCTCGCTTTCAGATAAGAACTAG
- the LOC116424696 gene encoding pyrroline-5-carboxylate reductase 2 isoform X3 codes for MRGNNSLIRGMGSETVYSSGPVIDHGDVLILSVKPQVVPMILPDLKNYNKLLLSIAMGVPISVLEKALPGGTPVIRVMPNTPALVGCGATVYARGKHAGDKEAEIAEKLFSSVGVCEEVTENLIDPVTALAGSGPAYVYMMIEALADGGVKMGLMRPIAYKLAAQTVLGAGTMVRDTNTHPGQLKDDVASPAGSTITAIHYLEQHGLRSAVIGAVEAATKRCREVSSLSDKN; via the exons ATGCGGGGAAACAACAGTCTTATTAGG GGAATGGGATCGGAAACTGTGTACTCGAGTGGACCAGTGATCGATCACGGCGATGTCCTAATTCTATCGGTGAAACCGCAAGTGGTGCCGATGATTCTTCCGGACTTGAAGAATTACAACAAACTTCTGCTATCAATCGCCATGGGCGTTCCGATATCGGTATTGGAGAAG GCTTTACCCGGAGGAACTCCAGTGATAAGGGTGATGCCCAATACACCAGCTCTTGTTGGCTGCGGGGCGACAGTGTACGCGCGTGGGAAACACGCTGGCGATAAGGAAGCTGAAATAgcggaaaaattgttttcttctgtAGGGGTCTGCGAGGAAGTCACCGAGAACCTAATTGACCCGGTCACCGCTTTAGCTGGCTCTGGTCCCGCTTAT GTGTATATGATGATAGAGGCGTTGGCTGATGGTGGTGTTAAAATGGGTCTCATGAGGCCAATTGCCTATAAGCTAGCTGCCCAGACTGTTCTTGGCGCTGGTACCATGGTTAGAGACACCAACACTCATCCGGGACAACTTAAGGATGATGTGGCTTCTCCAGCAG GGTCCACTATAACGGCAATACATTACCTAGAACAACACGGTTTAAGGTCGGCCGTAATTGGTGCGGTGGAAGCCGCAACGAAGCGGTGCAGAGAAGTCAGCTCGCTTTCAGATAAGAACTAG